One genomic window of Chitinophagaceae bacterium includes the following:
- a CDS encoding zinc ribbon domain-containing protein, with product MTNEFKNCQSCGMPLKRDPKGGGTNADGSISKMYCSYCYEKGEFTYKGNDVKEFQELNKQKMMEGGHSKFFSWLFTRGMKRLGRWKNN from the coding sequence ATGACAAACGAATTTAAAAATTGCCAATCATGTGGAATGCCTTTAAAACGAGACCCAAAAGGTGGAGGAACAAATGCCGATGGGAGCATCAGCAAAATGTATTGTTCTTATTGCTACGAAAAAGGTGAATTCACTTATAAAGGAAATGATGTAAAAGAATTTCAGGAATTGAACAAACAAAAAATGATGGAAGGCGGACACTCAAAATTCTTCTCTTGGTTATTTACAAGAGGGATGAAGCGATTAGGAAGATGGAAAAACAATTAG
- a CDS encoding VIT family protein, with protein sequence MITIDNYLDSHYIHRSNWLRAAVLGANDGIISISSLAIGVAAASSTREPIVLATVAGLVAGALSMAAGEYVSVSSQTDTEKADIEREIKELKEMPDIELNILAQIYEKRGLKKETAMQVAIEMTEKDALGTHIREELGINEISQANPIQAAIASGASFIVGGVLPLLVILFAPIKGLEYWLYGFTTIFLIVLGTTAAKTGGSSVKKAILRITIWGTIAMGLSALVGYIFGVKI encoded by the coding sequence ATGATAACAATTGATAACTATTTAGACAGCCATTATATACACCGAAGCAACTGGTTGAGAGCAGCTGTTTTAGGAGCAAACGATGGAATAATTTCTATTTCCAGTCTTGCAATAGGAGTTGCTGCTGCAAGTTCAACAAGAGAGCCTATTGTTTTAGCAACAGTCGCGGGACTTGTAGCTGGTGCATTATCTATGGCTGCCGGTGAATATGTTTCTGTAAGTTCTCAAACTGACACAGAAAAAGCTGACATTGAAAGAGAAATCAAAGAACTCAAAGAAATGCCAGATATAGAGTTAAATATATTAGCTCAAATCTATGAGAAAAGAGGACTAAAAAAAGAAACAGCAATGCAAGTAGCCATTGAAATGACAGAGAAAGACGCATTGGGAACACACATTAGAGAAGAACTGGGTATAAACGAGATTAGCCAAGCAAATCCAATACAAGCAGCCATTGCATCAGGAGCATCATTTATTGTTGGAGGAGTATTACCTCTTTTAGTAATACTTTTTGCACCAATAAAAGGACTGGAATATTGGTTATATGGTTTCACAACTATTTTTTTAATTGTTTTGGGAACAACTGCGGCCAAAACAGGTGGTTCAAGTGTAAAAAAAGCTATTTTACGCATTACTATTTGGGGGACAATCGCAATGGGCTTATCAGCTCTGGTGGGCTATATCTTTGGTGTTAAAATATAA
- a CDS encoding type II toxin-antitoxin system VapC family toxin, whose amino-acid sequence MKPSMLDTDILSEFLRGNPNVIFRVDEYLKEFGFISLSIITYYEILNGLLYKDARKQLTRFEEFVALNKVVPLTLRMARVAAFIQADLRRKGTEIGHTDILIAGIAISSELQLVTNNTAHFKRIRGLEIANWTK is encoded by the coding sequence ATGAAGCCATCAATGCTTGACACCGATATTCTTTCGGAATTTTTACGTGGTAACCCAAATGTAATTTTTAGAGTTGACGAATACTTGAAGGAGTTTGGTTTCATAAGCTTGAGCATCATCACTTACTACGAAATTCTAAATGGACTTTTATATAAGGATGCCAGAAAGCAACTTACGCGATTTGAAGAGTTTGTAGCTTTAAACAAAGTTGTTCCACTTACTTTACGTATGGCGAGAGTTGCCGCATTTATTCAGGCCGATCTAAGACGAAAAGGAACTGAGATCGGACACACCGATATTTTGATAGCAGGCATTGCAATATCAAGTGAACTTCAATTAGTGACCAATAACACAGCTCATTTCAAACGAATAAGAGGACTTGAAATAGCTAATTGGACGAAATGA